Proteins from a single region of Arctopsyche grandis isolate Sample6627 chromosome 1, ASM5162203v2, whole genome shotgun sequence:
- the LOC143912940 gene encoding zonadhesin-like, producing MWHQFKLEIVTKDFPPQAFPALFISTIFWTCNAASPFDVLCALIQRQNEEFSTCATSDCQNSCRFPNRAASGCSQTCTPGCVCLSGYLRNSQNVCVLSEQCDVLPECFGLQCDCPPGFIKNVLNVCTLAPVPIVPTAVALFTSIQTCTGPNEVFSRCGNNGCQRSCIRREIRNCIPVCSTPGCICAVGFVRNAVGICVLPFNCPLICTGDNEVYSNCGNDGCQRSCTRLDVQNCIPVCSSPGCVCSIGFVRDTTGRCILQQSCPRPICTGLNEVATECGENGCQPSCSRLSVPSTCNPTCTQPGCVCILGLVRNTLGVCVTPSECPCGVGEVYSTCGARNCEIICPATTNPNCVPMCQPLGGCICASGFFRNAVTGTCVAICPRFFRSGIASNFTCTQSNELPSNCGDDGCQASCNRLDTSDCVPKCGEPSCICAPGFVRDELTNECIEYNEFPKLGCNGVNEVASDCGDDGCQATCDVLDVEGCISDCGGPSCICAPGFVRNELTNVCMEPHECPFYSSSLTCNGLNEIASNCGNDCEATCDISDTTGCVPYCDEPSCICAPGFVRNVLTNECIVPIDCPRFYRCDDGEVLLPCGIDVCDGMCSNINGFSNIDDCSTAGQCVTRCFCLPGLVRNYTGHCVSRLDCFDVKKFFVSSPDIKREISLSRTEVQYLEDEFMLKKQMALQRKFSVNEWAGIVSRTLIRPHFLF from the exons ATGTGGCATCAATTCAAGCTTGAAATTGTCACAAAAGATTTTCCACCACAAGCTTTTCC AGCTTTGTTCATTTCTACAATATTTTGGACTTGCAATGCAGCTTCACCATTTGATGTACTATGTGCTTTGA TTCAAAGACAAAATGAAGAATTTTCTACGTGTGCAACCAGTGACTGTCAAAACAGTTGTCGGTTTCCCAACAGAGCAGCTTCTGGATGCAGTCAAACATGCACACCTGGATGCGTTTGCTTAAGTGGCTATTTACGAAATTCTCAAAACGTATGCGTACTCTCAGAACAATGTG atGTTTTGCCTGAATGTTTCGGTTTACAATGCGATTGCCCGCCAGggtttataaaaaatgtattgaatgtGTGTACGCTCGCACCAGTACCAATAGTACCAACAGCGGTAGCATTATTCACTTCGA TACAAACATGCACTGGCCCAAACGAAGTATTTTCCAGGTGTGGAAACAATGGTTGTCAACGATCATGCATAAGACGAGAGATTAGGAATTGCATTCCGGTATGTTCAACTCCAGGGTGCATTTGCGCGGTGGGATTTGTGAGGAATGCAGTAGGGATTTGCGTCTTGCCTTTCAATTGTC CATTGATATGCACTGGAGACAACGAGGTTTATTCGAATTGCGGAAATGACGGATGTCAACGCTCTTGTACTAGATTAGACGTTCAAAATTGCATTCCAGTATGCTCTTCTCCAGGATGTGTGTGTTCTATTGGATTTGTAAGAGACACAACAGGGCGATGCATTTTACAGCAATCTTGTC CTCGACCTATATGTACCGGACTAAATGAAGTAGCCACTGAGTGTGGTGAAAATGGGTGTCAACCATCTTGCTCCAGATTGTCAGTGCCGTCAACTTGTAATCCAACTTGCACTCAACCAGGATGTGTCTGTATATTAGGATTAGTCAGAAATACATTAGGAGTTTGCGTGACACCGTCAGAATGCC CATGTGGCGTAGGGGAAGTATATTCAACTTGTGGTGCTCGAAATTGTGAGATTATATGTCCAGCAACCACAAATCCTAATTGTGTTCCAATGTGTCAGCCTCTAGGAGGCTGCATATGTGCCAGTGGATTTTTCAGAAATGCAGTAACTGGAACATGTGTAGCTATTTGCCCTAGGTTCT TCCGTAGTGGCATTGCATCGAACTTCACTTGCACCCAATCGAATGAATTACCATCAAATTGTGGAGACGATGGTTGCCAAGCGTCATGCAACAGACTGGATACTTCAGACTGTGTTCCCAAATGTGGAGAGCCATCTTGTATTTGCGCACCTGGATTTGTGAGAGATGAATTAACCAACGAGTGCATTGAATATAACGAAT TTCCAAAACTTGGTTGTAATGGAGTAAATGAGGTTGCATCTGACTGTGGCGATGATGGTTGTCAGGCAACTTGTGATGTTCTTGATGTAGAAGGATGCATTTCAGACTGTGGTGGACCATCGTGTATTTGCGCTCCTGGATTTGTAAGAAATGAGTTGACTAATGTCTGTATGGAGCCACACGAGTGTCCTTTTTATT CATCATCGTTGACTTGCAACGGATTGAACGAGATTGCATCTAATTGTGGAAATGATTGTGAAGCAACTTGTGACATATCTGATACGACAGGTTGTGTACCTTATTGTGACGAGCCGTCTTGTATCTGCGCTCCCGGATTCGTAAGGAATGTATTGACCAACGAATGTATTGTTCCAATTGATTGTCCTCGTTTCT ATCGTTGTGATGATGGTGAGGTACTTTTACCATGTGGAATAGATGTTTGTGATGGTATGTGTTCAAATATCAATGGGTTTTCGAACATTGATGATTGTAGCACTGCTGGTCAATGTGTTACTCGTTGCTTCTGTCTTCCTGGATTAGTTCGGAATTATACAGGACACTGTGTATCAAGATTGGATTGCTTC GATGTCAAGAAGTTTTTTGTCTCTTCCCCGGATATTAAAAGGGAAATATCGTTATCACGCACAGAAGTGCAGTATTTGGAAGATGAATTTATGTTAAAAAAGCAGATGGCATTGCAAAGAAAGTTTTCCGTTAATGAATGGGCCGGAATAGTCAGCAGAACTTTGATTCGGcctcattttctattttaa
- the LOC143912913 gene encoding uncharacterized protein LOC143912913, which yields MEPHECPFDSSSLTCNGLNAIASNCGNDCEATCDISDTTGCVPYCDEPSCICAPGFVRNVLTNECIVPIDCPRFYRCDDGEVLLPCGIAVCDGMCSEIDRFSNIDDCSTAGQCVTRCFCRPYYTGYCVSRLDCFV from the exons ATGGAGCCACACGAGTGTCCTTTTGATT CATCATCGTTGACTTGCAACGGATTGAACGCGATTGCATCTAATTGTGGAAATGATTGTGAAGCAACTTGTGACATATCTGATACGACAGGTTGTGTACCTTATTGTGACGAGCCATCTTGTATCTGCGCTCCCGGATTCGTAAGGAATGTATTGACCAACGAATGTATTGTTCCAATTGATTGTCCTCGTTTCT atCGTTGTGATGATGGTGAGGTACTTTTACCATGTGGAATAGCTGTTTGTGATGGTATGTGTTCAGAGATTGATAGGTTTTCGAACATTGATGATTGTAGCACTGCGGGTCAATGTGTTACTCGTTGCTTCTGTCGTCCTTATTACACAGGATATTGTGTATCAAGATTGGATTGCTTCGTGTAA